The following coding sequences are from one Triticum dicoccoides isolate Atlit2015 ecotype Zavitan chromosome 4A, WEW_v2.0, whole genome shotgun sequence window:
- the LOC119286748 gene encoding protein argonaute 18-like — translation MDRYQRVERPRPESAIAENEIRITAQGLIRNYVSYATSLLQDRKIKEIVLKAMGQAISKSVAVTEIIKKRVPGLYQDTNISSVSITDVWEPIEEGLVPLEMTRHVSMISITLSPVELDQNSPGYQSPAYVDQPRQQQRLQQAPAPLRQPRQQPSDYDDSYVRGRGRGRGRGRGRGWGRGGYGGYGNNQGGYNQGGYNQGGYNQGGYNQDGGYYDNQGGYNQDGGYYDNQGGYGGGYGYNQGRQGNYQENGGYNRGRGGMRGRGNWSYRGGYERGRGGGAPGGRGYEGGRGYDQAPAGRGYGGGRGYEGGRGYDQAPAGRGYEGGRGYDQAPAGRGGYEGGRGYGRARGRMARGRGY, via the exons ATGGACCGGTACCAGAGGGTGGAGCGGCCGCGGCCCGAGTCGGCCATCGCCGAGAACGAGATCCGAATCACCGCCCAGGGGCTTATCCGCAACTATGTCTCGTACGCCACGTCCCTCCTCCAG GACCGGAAGATTAAAGAGATTGTTCTGAAAGCCATGGGACAGGCAATCAGTAAGTCTGTTGCTGTGACAGAGATTATCAAG AAAAGAGTACCGGGGTTGTACCAAGATACTAACATCAGCTCTGTCAGCATAACTGATGTCTGGGAACCTATTGAAGAAGGCCTTGTCCC ACTGGAGATGACTCGCCATGTTTCAATGATTTCAATTACTTTGTCTCCAGTAGAGCTGGACCAAAATTCCCCAGG GTATCAAAGCCCAGCTTATGTTGACCAGCCCAGGCAACAGCAGCGCCTCCAGCAGGCACCAGCGCCGCTGCGTCAACCTCGCCAACAACCATCTGATTATGACG ACTCCTATGTGCGGGGTCGTGGCAGAGGAAGGGGCCGTGGACGTGGTAGGGGTTGGGGTAGAGGAGGTTATGGCGGATATGGAAACAACCAAGGTGGGTACAACCAAGGGGGGTACAATCAAGGTGGATACAATCAAGGCGGGTACAACCAAGATGGTGGGTACTATGATAATCAAGGCGGATACAACCAAGATGGTGGGTACTATGATAATCAAGGTGGGTATGGCGGTGGATATGGCTACAACCAAGGCCGACAAGGAAACTACCAAG AAAATGGTGGATATAACCGAGGACGGGGTGGTATGCGTGGAAGAGGCAATTGGAGTTACCGTGGGG GATATGAGCGTGGCAGGGGTGGCGGTGCTCCAGGTGGGAGGGGATATGAAGGTGGAAGGGGATATGACCAAGCTCCTGCTGGAAGGGGCTACGGAGGTGGAAGGGGATATGAAGGCGGAAGGGGATATGACCAAGCCCCTGCTGGAAGGGGATACGAAGGCGGAAGGGGATATGACCAAGCTCCTGCTGGGAGGGGGGGATACGAGGGCGGAAGGGGGTATGGAAGGGCTCGTGGAAGAATGGCTCGTGGGCGAGGGTACTGA